The following are from one region of the Chitinispirillales bacterium ANBcel5 genome:
- a CDS encoding four helix bundle suffix domain-containing protein yields MGGTGKKRSTDKHGHQQTLKTDDENQAAAYVSASPCSPLSSACLAANAALSLLNLATYLLDRQVERLAIDFEKQGGFTERLYKIRSAKRKEHLGEADLS; encoded by the coding sequence TTGGGTGGCACAGGAAAAAAAAGGTCCACTGACAAGCATGGACACCAACAGACGCTAAAAACTGATGATGAAAATCAAGCCGCGGCGTACGTCAGTGCCAGTCCGTGCTCACCCTTGTCTTCTGCCTGTCTTGCTGCCAATGCTGCACTATCTTTGTTGAACCTGGCCACATATCTCCTTGACCGTCAGGTCGAACGCCTTGCAATAGATTTCGAAAAACAGGGCGGTTTTACAGAACGTTTATACAAGATCAGAAGCGCTAAACGCAAAGAGCACTTAGGAGAAGCAGATCTGTCTTAA